In Methylomagnum ishizawai, one DNA window encodes the following:
- a CDS encoding helix-turn-helix domain-containing protein, producing MSVYFKTDIEIAKILGERIRNYRVSESGASMTRDALAAKAGVSLSSLERLEGGGNSRLLTLISVLRELGLLDNFLELVPDISEPTPMDLLEHKKPNRVRAYASRKKRGDHE from the coding sequence ATGAGCGTGTATTTCAAAACAGACATAGAGATCGCGAAAATCCTGGGAGAACGCATCCGGAATTACCGGGTTTCGGAATCTGGTGCCTCGATGACCAGGGATGCGCTGGCCGCAAAAGCCGGCGTATCGTTGTCTTCTTTGGAGCGGCTTGAGGGGGGAGGCAATTCACGTCTTTTGACGTTGATTTCGGTGCTTCGGGAATTGGGTCTCTTGGATAATTTTTTGGAATTGGTCCCGGACATTTCAGAGCCAACGCCCATGGATTTGCTTGAACACAAAAAACCGAATCGTGTCCGGGCCTATGCTTCCAGGAAAAAAAGGGGGGATCATGAGTAA